From the genome of Primulina eburnea isolate SZY01 chromosome 12, ASM2296580v1, whole genome shotgun sequence, one region includes:
- the LOC140806826 gene encoding probable protein phosphatase 2C 14, which yields MIAPSTETSEVSMNAMNPSFSSSKGGANICRPNSDGLISCSLKRKRTPKIEIPDVLKEISTDHIFKKCEPKEEGVGGDECLSDYGVGVYSLKGKKKFMEDAHKIFPSKDGTKKLHEFFGVYDGHGGSKAAEFVAENLHFSIFEMLENASESETKEEAIKDGYLKTDDEFLKQGFRSGTCCVTALIQGQELLVSNLGDCRAVLSRSGIAEGLTSDHCPTREDEQRRIEDKGGYVEFHRGAWRVLGTLAVSRSIGDAHLKDWVISEPDTKILHLKPVKEHQKPTTQEAIYSHMQKITTPSSRSP from the exons ATGATTGCACCAAGCACTGAGACCAGTGAAGTATCCATGAATGCGATGAATCCATCTTTTTCTTCAAGTAAAGGAGGAGCAAACATTTGTAGGCCAAACTCAGATGGTTTGATTTCCTGTTCTTTGAAAAGAAAGAGAACCCCCAAGATTGAGATCCCAGATGTTTTGAAGGAAATCTCTACTGATCATATATTTAAGAAATGTGAGCCTAAAGAGGAAGGCGTCGGTGGTGATGAATGTTTATCTGATTATGGGGTCGGTGTTTATTCTTTGAAGGGCAAAAAAAAGTTCATGGAAGATGCCCACAAGATTTTTCCTTCGAAGGATGGTACTAAAAAG CTGCATGAATTTTTTGGGGTGTATGACGGGCATGGAGGAAGCAAGGCTGCAGAGTTTGTGGCAGAGAATTTGCATTTTAGTATATTTGAAATGTTGGAGAATGCTTCTGAAAGTGAAACAAAAGAAGAAGCAATTAAAGATGGGTATCTGAAAACAGACGATGAATTTCTGAAGCAG GGATTCCGTAGTGGTACATGTTGTGTAACTGCGTTGATTCAAGGACAGGAATTGTTAGTTTCGAACTTGGGAGACTGCAGAGCAGTTTTGAGTAGGAGTGGAATAGCGGAAGGTCTTACAAGCGATCATTGCCCTACTCGTGAGGATGAACAACGAAGAATAGAGGATAAG GGTGGATACGTGGAGTTCCATCGTGGAGCTTGGAGAGTCCTTGGAACACTGGCAGTTTCAAGAAGTATTGGAGATGCCCATCTGAAAGACTGGGTGATCTCTGAGCCTGATACAAAGATTTTGCACTTAAAACCTGTTAAGGAACATCAGAAACCGACCACACAAGAAGCCATATACTCACACATGCAGAAGATCACAACTCCATCATCTAGAAGCCCCTAG